In Treponema denticola, one genomic interval encodes:
- a CDS encoding PD-(D/E)XK nuclease family protein codes for MNEVLINHMYSGNYLETGNLGHEVINLFKCDNGNHYIYAMSAGDYDTKTHNNSIKKIILVRNIDQHKAEILGICDVEEEIFASEIDEPNKYTMFPSVNELINKDFMNKNNLDGTPKDNKTLYRIETYKKIHERQIDYIDKHSVTYGNVKLYDLFLNNNTAHSDHAIYLTFKVVNFRRPKELIYLCDNRCDTDNTDTHYFRLTERERMCGASVATYENLEDSEIKRLINAPYWEDKDNSPKVDINNINIKSTSLLNIIKKNNDEITYSNWISYYLKNDKELLKRFITHFTNEDGKTKSSFEDIEIIRESKNNIDIYYEDSQSIYVFENKIKSSINGTQKKDDSTEEEKEFSQLEKYYVFAEKEAEKSTSKKTTGYFLLLPNYAYKDTSKLNKYAKFDKYKIIRYSQLLDFFKSYNSTLPYYEDFLKALEYHASEYLNDLYSEMLERLQSVISLKK; via the coding sequence ATGAACGAAGTTTTAATTAATCATATGTATTCAGGAAATTATCTTGAAACCGGAAATCTTGGTCACGAAGTAATAAACCTTTTTAAATGCGATAATGGAAATCATTATATCTATGCTATGTCGGCAGGTGATTATGATACTAAAACCCATAACAATTCGATTAAAAAAATTATTCTTGTTAGAAATATAGATCAGCATAAAGCTGAAATTTTAGGAATATGTGATGTTGAAGAAGAAATTTTCGCATCAGAAATTGATGAACCGAATAAATATACGATGTTTCCATCTGTCAATGAATTGATTAATAAAGATTTTATGAACAAAAATAATCTTGATGGAACTCCTAAAGATAACAAAACTCTTTATCGGATTGAAACATATAAAAAAATACATGAAAGACAAATAGATTATATTGACAAGCATTCCGTAACATACGGAAATGTAAAACTATACGATTTATTCTTAAATAATAATACGGCACATTCGGATCATGCTATATATCTTACTTTTAAGGTTGTAAATTTCAGACGGCCGAAAGAGCTTATCTATCTGTGCGACAATAGATGTGATACAGATAATACGGATACTCATTACTTCAGACTAACGGAAAGAGAGCGAATGTGCGGTGCCAGTGTTGCAACTTATGAAAATCTTGAAGATTCTGAAATCAAAAGGCTTATCAACGCTCCTTATTGGGAAGACAAAGACAATTCTCCTAAAGTTGATATAAATAACATAAATATAAAATCAACTTCACTACTGAATATAATTAAAAAAAATAATGATGAAATTACATATTCAAATTGGATTTCCTATTATTTGAAAAACGATAAGGAATTATTAAAAAGATTTATCACACATTTTACAAATGAAGACGGGAAGACTAAAAGTAGTTTTGAAGATATCGAAATTATCAGAGAATCAAAAAATAACATTGACATTTATTATGAAGATTCACAAAGCATCTATGTTTTTGAAAACAAAATAAAATCATCAATAAATGGGACACAGAAAAAAGACGATAGTACAGAAGAAGAAAAAGAGTTTTCACAATTGGAAAAGTATTATGTTTTTGCAGAGAAAGAAGCCGAGAAATCGACATCTAAGAAAACTACCGGCTATTTTCTTTTACTTCCAAACTATGCCTATAAAGATACTTCAAAATTAAATAAATATGCAAAATTTGATAAATACAAAATAATAAGATATAGTCAGCTTTTAGATTTTTTCAAATCTTATAATTCCACACTGCCATACTATGAAGATTTCTTAAAAGCACTCGAATATCATGCTTCCGAATACCTCAATGATTTATATTCCGAAATGCTGGAAAGATTACAATCAGTTATTTCGTTGAAAAAATAA
- a CDS encoding leucine-rich repeat domain-containing protein: MQQTKIPLTDEEKANAQLLEITDGMVIGVTDPNKLIGSLVLPEGITGIHKKAFLKCTALTRVVIPKNVTKIRPMAFADCISLTELTVDSANPVYCSENNIIYTKDKKCLVTAAGSLKSIAIPDSVTEIFLGAFSACTSLTSVTLPRTVTVIGSAAFTCCFNLPAIVIPDSVIEICPFAFSTCRNLKTVIIESTVIKDIDETAFENVHTDTFYCKNRCSKSNAEKEHRNTGRANYG; encoded by the coding sequence ATGCAACAGACAAAAATACCGCTTACTGACGAAGAAAAAGCAAATGCACAGCTTTTGGAAATAACCGACGGAATGGTAATAGGAGTAACCGATCCCAATAAGCTGATAGGGAGCCTTGTGCTTCCGGAGGGTATTACGGGAATTCATAAAAAGGCTTTCCTCAAATGCACTGCTTTAACACGTGTTGTAATACCGAAAAACGTTACCAAAATCCGTCCAATGGCTTTTGCAGACTGTATCAGCTTAACAGAGCTTACGGTTGATAGTGCAAATCCTGTCTATTGTAGTGAAAATAATATTATTTACACAAAAGATAAAAAATGCTTGGTAACTGCAGCAGGCAGTTTGAAGTCTATTGCTATACCTGACAGCGTCACTGAGATTTTTTTGGGTGCATTTTCCGCCTGCACTTCTCTAACAAGCGTTACGCTCCCCCGCACTGTTACGGTGATTGGCAGCGCTGCATTTACCTGCTGTTTCAATTTACCCGCTATTGTTATTCCCGATAGTGTTATCGAAATTTGTCCGTTTGCATTTTCCACCTGTAGGAATCTCAAAACGGTAATTATAGAGTCTACTGTTATAAAAGATATTGACGAAACTGCGTTTGAAAACGTACATACTGATACATTTTACTGTAAAAACCGATGCAGTAAAAGCAATGCTGAAAAGGAACACCGCAATACGGGACGAGCAAATTACGGTTGA
- a CDS encoding type II toxin-antitoxin system HicB family antitoxin, producing MKYIYPVIFENDDGKIGARVPDISGCFTFGDTVTEAIEMAEDAIAMMLAHYEDNNQAIPKASNISEVKIKDGFVNYVIADTDKWRRQFSEKSVKKTVTIPAWLNYKAETANLNFSQELQNALKAKLQVGV from the coding sequence ATGAAATATATATATCCTGTTATTTTTGAAAATGATGACGGAAAAATAGGGGCAAGAGTTCCCGATATTTCCGGCTGCTTTACATTCGGAGACACGGTAACTGAAGCTATAGAAATGGCAGAGGATGCCATAGCTATGATGCTTGCCCATTATGAAGATAACAATCAAGCAATACCAAAAGCCAGTAATATATCGGAGGTAAAAATAAAAGACGGATTTGTAAACTATGTTATAGCCGATACGGATAAATGGCGCAGGCAATTTTCAGAAAAATCGGTGAAAAAGACGGTTACCATTCCGGCATGGTTAAACTACAAGGCCGAAACAGCCAATCTTAATTTTTCGCAAGAATTGCAAAATGCCCTTAAAGCAAAACTACAGGTTGGGGTGTAG
- a CDS encoding type II toxin-antitoxin system HicA family toxin: MTSNEIIKLLKKAGYEIIAGAKHDKAIHKESGKMIAIPRHKGDIPKGTAHNILKEAGIK, encoded by the coding sequence ATGACATCTAATGAAATTATAAAGCTCTTAAAAAAGGCCGGTTATGAAATAATAGCCGGAGCAAAACATGATAAAGCAATTCACAAAGAAAGCGGAAAGATGATAGCAATACCGCGTCATAAAGGTGATATTCCAAAAGGAACTGCACATAATATTTTGAAAGAAGCCGGTATTAAATAG
- the selB gene encoding selenocysteine-specific translation elongation factor, protein MPYILGTAGHVDHGKTALVKRLTGIETSHLPEEKKRGMTIELGFASLEDPVHGTVGIVDVPGHERFIRNMVAGTWGLDAALLIVAADDGWMQMSSDHLRVLKAMKIDSILLVITKSDLAEKDMLELLIEDANAQCEKIIGRKLPAVAVSSLTGSGIEELKAEITKLLSSSKKQSPPTPFLYVDRVFVLKGIGTTVTGTLRGKGLHTGDSLQIYPSNEECRIKSIQNHHKDVEKIEPGTRTALNLKLGEKTNLERGMLLAEKDSNFVLSGKELLVRIDEVFTNKEGGFKNHAEIEIALGSAHAIGSIHLNQFDRSLGRLSLEEPIASAWNQRAVLIRHGGSEILASARVLASFPSYKRIQFKEAFEVYRDKELPSIHSYKFNIEGFVEDTKIKTQELTSDKNEVIEYGSWRFLKKRLEFWENKILKTAQESQAGFTLEEVDLPVPQRVKTTVLKKLCDEKKLEKEAHIYKLSGRTGDDISKNAKALLDAAFKAGFEGIEIDKIKLPQARKEARALIKLGKLICLENFLHYHTDFYKKAVNSLFAKYKTGDKISIADAREVTGLSRKYILPILNLLEKEGKLKRQDNDRIVL, encoded by the coding sequence ATGCCGTATATTTTGGGAACAGCGGGACATGTAGACCATGGAAAGACAGCCTTGGTAAAAAGGCTTACAGGAATTGAAACCAGTCATCTGCCTGAAGAAAAAAAGCGGGGGATGACCATAGAGCTCGGCTTTGCTTCGCTTGAAGATCCTGTTCACGGTACTGTCGGCATAGTAGATGTTCCCGGCCATGAACGTTTTATCCGCAACATGGTTGCAGGCACATGGGGTTTGGATGCGGCTCTTTTAATAGTGGCAGCCGATGACGGCTGGATGCAGATGTCCTCCGATCATTTGCGTGTACTGAAGGCCATGAAGATAGACTCCATTCTTCTTGTAATCACAAAATCCGACCTTGCAGAAAAGGACATGCTTGAACTTCTAATCGAAGATGCCAATGCCCAATGCGAAAAAATAATCGGAAGAAAACTGCCTGCCGTTGCCGTATCTTCCCTTACCGGAAGCGGAATCGAGGAACTCAAAGCCGAAATTACGAAACTTCTTTCTTCATCAAAAAAACAAAGCCCGCCTACTCCCTTTTTATATGTAGACAGGGTCTTTGTCCTAAAGGGCATAGGAACCACCGTTACCGGAACATTAAGAGGAAAAGGCCTGCATACGGGCGACAGCTTGCAGATATATCCTTCAAATGAAGAATGTAGAATTAAATCGATACAAAACCATCATAAGGATGTGGAAAAAATAGAGCCCGGTACGCGGACAGCCCTCAACTTAAAGCTGGGAGAAAAAACAAATCTTGAAAGAGGAATGCTCTTAGCTGAAAAAGATTCAAATTTTGTTTTAAGCGGAAAAGAACTTTTAGTACGCATCGATGAGGTTTTTACAAACAAGGAAGGGGGCTTTAAAAATCATGCCGAAATTGAAATAGCCCTCGGAAGCGCTCATGCAATAGGCAGCATTCACTTAAACCAATTCGACAGGAGCTTGGGCCGTCTTTCTTTAGAAGAACCTATTGCTTCTGCTTGGAATCAAAGAGCCGTTTTAATAAGGCACGGCGGAAGCGAAATTCTAGCCTCGGCCAGAGTGCTCGCAAGTTTTCCAAGCTACAAAAGAATACAGTTTAAGGAAGCCTTTGAGGTTTACAGGGATAAGGAACTTCCTTCAATTCACAGCTACAAGTTTAATATTGAAGGCTTTGTCGAGGATACTAAAATCAAAACCCAAGAGCTCACATCGGATAAGAATGAAGTCATTGAGTATGGCTCTTGGCGTTTTTTAAAAAAGAGACTTGAGTTTTGGGAAAATAAAATTTTAAAAACGGCTCAAGAAAGTCAGGCAGGTTTTACCCTTGAAGAAGTGGACTTACCTGTTCCGCAAAGGGTAAAAACTACAGTATTAAAAAAACTTTGCGATGAAAAAAAGCTGGAAAAAGAAGCTCATATTTATAAACTGAGCGGAAGAACGGGCGACGATATTTCTAAAAATGCAAAGGCCCTTTTGGATGCAGCCTTTAAGGCTGGCTTTGAAGGCATCGAAATAGACAAGATAAAGCTCCCTCAAGCCAGAAAAGAAGCGAGAGCCCTGATAAAATTAGGTAAGCTTATCTGCCTTGAAAACTTTTTACACTACCATACGGATTTTTACAAAAAGGCCGTAAATTCCTTATTTGCAAAATACAAAACAGGGGATAAGATTTCGATAGCCGATGCACGGGAAGTAACCGGCCTTTCCCGCAAATACATTCTTCCGATTCTAAACCTTCTCGAAAAAGAAGGCAAGCTAAAAAGGCAAGACAACGACAGAATTGTATTGTAA
- a CDS encoding Na/Pi cotransporter family protein: MSVVSLVFQMLGSLGLILYGMKMMSDGIQKSAGESLHRTLNFMTGNRFLAVLTGIIVTGIVQSSGATTVMTVSFVNAGMLSLQQAIGVIFGANIGTTVTAWIVSLLGFKFSIASIAIPAFGIGYFLTFFKKLKKDNLGEAIMGFGLLFTGLDFLASAVPNISGEHIALFSLFRQTGIHSIIIGVILGLVLTVFLHSSSATTAVLLTMAHTGVVGWEFSAAVILGSNVGSTVDAVLASIGTKLNARRAAAVHVLFNVAGSVFTLAFFTPFLSLVDLICPSSSLMTKIAVFHTLFNVINTLVAIPFVNQIAKFVCWLIKPRENEEPARYVLTFQAPGMKENTEAYVLRAEVEILKMSNIVREMFSLLRSLLSKEENVSREFVIRQLTEKEDYTDQMQEELSVYLIKTSQLSLSEKNRKNVRLMLGIVDDIENMTDQIFELGLFINRSIELKMPISQDDMDKLLPYMGIVNQFIHFVHEHLNKPLAAEQLAMAHEMEESIDAMRQHLKHLARTRLEKGANVKAELLYIDMVRNLEKIGDFAFSISRALAETE, from the coding sequence ATGTCTGTAGTTTCTCTTGTATTCCAGATGCTTGGAAGTTTAGGTTTAATCTTATACGGAATGAAAATGATGAGTGACGGTATTCAAAAAAGTGCCGGCGAAAGTCTACACCGTACACTCAATTTTATGACGGGAAACAGATTTTTAGCTGTTTTGACGGGTATAATTGTTACCGGCATTGTTCAATCTTCCGGTGCTACAACCGTTATGACCGTTTCATTTGTCAATGCAGGAATGTTGAGTCTTCAGCAAGCTATAGGTGTAATTTTTGGTGCAAACATAGGTACGACCGTTACGGCATGGATAGTTTCTCTCCTGGGTTTTAAATTTTCTATAGCAAGCATAGCCATTCCTGCCTTCGGAATAGGCTATTTTTTAACCTTTTTTAAAAAACTTAAAAAAGACAATCTGGGTGAGGCCATCATGGGCTTCGGTCTCCTTTTTACCGGCTTGGATTTTTTGGCTTCAGCCGTGCCGAATATTTCGGGTGAACATATTGCCCTTTTTTCTCTTTTTAGACAGACAGGTATTCATAGTATTATAATCGGTGTTATCCTCGGTTTGGTACTTACTGTTTTTCTCCATTCATCGAGTGCGACAACTGCGGTTCTTTTGACGATGGCTCATACCGGGGTAGTCGGCTGGGAATTTTCTGCGGCTGTAATTTTGGGAAGTAACGTAGGTTCTACAGTAGATGCGGTATTGGCCTCAATAGGAACAAAGCTCAATGCGAGGAGGGCGGCGGCCGTACACGTTTTGTTTAATGTTGCAGGCAGCGTTTTTACATTAGCTTTTTTTACGCCGTTTTTATCCTTAGTGGATTTGATTTGCCCTTCAAGCAGTCTTATGACTAAAATTGCAGTGTTCCATACCTTGTTCAATGTAATCAACACTCTTGTCGCCATTCCGTTTGTAAATCAGATTGCAAAATTTGTGTGCTGGCTTATTAAACCAAGAGAAAATGAAGAGCCTGCCCGCTATGTTCTTACCTTTCAGGCACCCGGCATGAAAGAAAATACGGAGGCCTATGTGCTTAGGGCCGAGGTTGAAATTCTAAAGATGTCCAATATTGTCCGGGAAATGTTCAGCCTCTTGCGTTCTCTTTTGAGTAAGGAAGAAAATGTTTCAAGAGAATTTGTGATAAGGCAGTTGACCGAAAAAGAAGATTATACCGATCAAATGCAGGAAGAGCTTTCTGTATACCTTATTAAAACTTCTCAGCTTTCTTTATCCGAAAAAAACAGAAAGAATGTACGCCTTATGCTCGGTATTGTAGACGATATAGAAAATATGACCGATCAGATTTTTGAGCTGGGTCTTTTTATCAACCGAAGTATAGAATTAAAGATGCCCATCAGCCAAGACGATATGGATAAACTTTTGCCCTATATGGGAATTGTAAATCAGTTTATTCATTTTGTTCACGAACACTTAAATAAACCTCTTGCAGCGGAGCAGCTTGCAATGGCCCATGAAATGGAAGAATCTATCGATGCGATGCGACAACACCTAAAGCATCTTGCACGTACCCGCTTGGAAAAAGGTGCAAACGTAAAGGCCGAGCTTTTATATATCGACATGGTCCGCAACTTGGAAAAAATAGGAGATTTTGCTTTTAGCATTTCCCGTGCCCTTGCCGAAACCGAATAA
- a CDS encoding cation:proton antiporter, with the protein MSAGEIPIGEIALQIVLSVGIIVIVAKYLGLLAKKLNIPQVAGEIVAGLLLRYLPFFRNFGGAEPNIIYAETNQFIGYMSEIGVILIMFSAGLGTNLKSLVASGIKSTVIAACGVIVPLVLGTAMALGFWGFDGFGTPVFYQALFIGTILTATSVSITVAALKELGKINSEVGQTIISAAIIDDVLGIIALTVVLGASSGKGDYLALIIKTAAFFAASLVVGYVIYRIFKWYDKRHPHTHRISIYGLGVALIFAYCTERFFGIADITGAYVAGVVLCNLHDASYMEKKIDINSYMFFSPIFFTSIGLKTDFSGLNMSLLWFSIAFVLVGCISKIIGCGGSALTLGFKRKESLQIGLGMMVRGEVALIVAQKGLAVGMVKAEYFAPVILLIIVSSMIVPILLGKAFSDRTFEPPMKEQV; encoded by the coding sequence ATGTCTGCTGGTGAAATACCTATTGGCGAAATTGCTTTGCAAATCGTCCTTTCCGTTGGAATTATCGTTATTGTTGCAAAGTACCTCGGTCTTCTTGCAAAAAAACTGAATATTCCGCAAGTTGCGGGTGAAATTGTTGCAGGGCTTTTATTACGCTACCTGCCTTTTTTTCGTAATTTCGGCGGAGCCGAACCGAACATTATCTATGCCGAAACCAATCAGTTTATCGGATATATGTCGGAAATCGGCGTTATCCTGATTATGTTCTCTGCCGGATTGGGTACTAATTTAAAATCACTTGTTGCATCCGGTATCAAATCCACAGTGATCGCTGCTTGCGGCGTTATCGTTCCATTGGTTTTAGGTACGGCTATGGCCTTAGGCTTTTGGGGCTTCGACGGTTTTGGAACGCCCGTATTTTATCAAGCCCTATTTATCGGGACTATTTTAACGGCGACTTCGGTGAGCATTACCGTTGCTGCATTGAAAGAGCTGGGAAAGATAAATTCGGAAGTCGGGCAAACAATTATCAGTGCTGCAATCATCGATGATGTCTTAGGCATTATTGCATTGACGGTTGTACTCGGTGCAAGTTCCGGTAAGGGCGACTACCTCGCACTTATTATAAAAACGGCAGCGTTCTTTGCCGCTTCGTTGGTAGTAGGCTATGTGATTTACCGAATCTTCAAATGGTATGATAAGAGGCATCCTCATACTCACCGTATTTCGATTTACGGGCTAGGGGTTGCATTGATTTTTGCCTATTGTACCGAACGATTTTTCGGTATTGCCGATATTACCGGTGCCTATGTTGCAGGGGTTGTATTATGCAACTTGCATGACGCTTCCTATATGGAAAAGAAAATAGACATTAATTCGTATATGTTTTTTAGTCCTATCTTTTTTACCTCTATCGGACTTAAAACGGACTTTAGCGGACTGAATATGAGCTTACTATGGTTTTCGATAGCCTTTGTGCTTGTCGGTTGTATCAGCAAAATAATCGGCTGCGGCGGTTCAGCATTGACGTTGGGCTTTAAGCGGAAGGAATCGCTCCAGATAGGGCTGGGAATGATGGTGCGCGGTGAAGTAGCCCTCATCGTAGCTCAAAAGGGACTTGCGGTAGGGATGGTTAAAGCCGAATACTTTGCACCGGTCATTTTGCTGATTATCGTTTCCTCCATGATTGTGCCTATTTTGTTGGGAAAAGCATTTTCGGATAGGACTTTTGAACCTCCAATGAAAGAACAGGTATAA
- a CDS encoding S1C family serine protease: MKLYSRRQTLVFSLIAAVIFASAGFFAGIKYNTGNIGLNEIQSEASNGSADFEKNAGNGFVQAENSHNLNMQKHGNTAAVSTSNETGYMGYTPAESQNIHVYESTNEAVVNITTETMGANWFFEPVPVEGSSGSGSIIDESGLVLTNAHVISEASKIYISLSDGSQYEAKVVGTDAENDLAVLKFDPPKNIKLTVIKLGDSANLKVGQRVLAIGNPFGLERTLTDGIVSALKRPIQNDKNIIIKNMIQTDTAINPGNSGGPLLDTQGRMIGINTMIYSTSGSSAGVGFAVPVNTAKRVVADILKYGKVIRGSIDADLVQVSGRLASYAKLPVSYGLLVSEVKKGSNAAKAGLRGGNEAVRSGVGRYSSVFYIGGDIIVEIGGQKINNITDYYSVLEDKKPGETVKVKIIRGKKLVDLNLTLSERN, translated from the coding sequence ATGAAACTTTACAGTAGAAGACAAACATTAGTATTTTCGCTCATTGCAGCGGTTATTTTTGCAAGTGCAGGTTTTTTTGCCGGTATAAAATACAATACAGGAAACATCGGCTTAAATGAAATTCAAAGTGAAGCCTCAAACGGCTCTGCCGATTTTGAAAAAAATGCAGGAAACGGATTTGTTCAGGCGGAAAATTCGCACAATTTAAATATGCAGAAGCATGGAAATACGGCTGCTGTAAGCACTTCAAATGAAACAGGCTACATGGGCTATACTCCTGCCGAATCACAGAATATTCATGTATATGAATCGACCAATGAAGCTGTCGTAAACATAACCACCGAAACTATGGGAGCAAACTGGTTTTTTGAGCCCGTTCCGGTTGAAGGCAGTTCAGGTTCGGGCTCCATAATCGACGAAAGCGGATTGGTATTGACCAATGCACATGTAATTTCAGAAGCTTCAAAGATTTATATTTCTCTTTCTGACGGAAGTCAGTATGAGGCAAAAGTAGTAGGAACGGATGCCGAAAACGATTTGGCTGTTTTAAAATTTGATCCGCCTAAAAATATTAAACTTACGGTAATAAAATTAGGAGACTCAGCCAATTTAAAAGTCGGTCAAAGAGTTTTAGCTATCGGAAATCCTTTCGGACTGGAAAGAACTCTTACAGACGGAATAGTCTCGGCACTGAAGCGCCCGATTCAAAACGATAAAAATATTATCATCAAAAACATGATTCAAACCGATACGGCAATTAACCCCGGAAACTCAGGCGGCCCTCTTTTAGACACTCAAGGAAGAATGATAGGAATAAACACTATGATTTATTCCACATCGGGAAGCTCGGCCGGAGTCGGCTTTGCAGTTCCCGTAAATACGGCTAAAAGAGTTGTTGCAGATATCTTAAAATACGGAAAGGTTATCCGCGGTTCTATCGATGCCGATTTGGTTCAAGTTTCAGGAAGACTTGCCTCTTATGCAAAACTCCCCGTTTCTTACGGGCTCCTTGTTTCCGAGGTAAAAAAAGGAAGCAATGCGGCAAAGGCCGGCCTTCGAGGAGGAAATGAAGCTGTGCGTTCGGGAGTGGGCAGATACAGCTCCGTCTTTTACATAGGCGGCGACATAATCGTTGAAATAGGCGGACAAAAAATAAATAACATAACCGATTATTACTCGGTACTGGAGGACAAAAAACCCGGTGAAACGGTAAAGGTTAAAATTATCAGAGGAAAAAAACTTGTCGATTTAAACTTAACCTTATCGGAACGAAACTAA
- a CDS encoding SAM-dependent methyltransferase: MAKNKYSEPDYWSKKAFAENYPARSVYKLEEMNKKFNLFSPNDKVLDLGAAPGSWTVYVLRFLNKEGRVTAVDLKPLDSSVYDERLNFFQGDMFDKGIIKSVKELGPYDAVICDAAPATTGNKTVDTARSSGLVELALYYAQEQLKQGGSFVVKIFQGGDQQIHLNNLRKCFKTARAFKPEACRSSSFETYLIGLDFKG; encoded by the coding sequence ATGGCAAAAAATAAATACAGCGAACCTGATTATTGGTCAAAAAAAGCTTTTGCCGAAAATTATCCTGCTCGTTCCGTATACAAACTTGAAGAGATGAATAAAAAATTTAATCTTTTTTCTCCTAATGATAAGGTCTTGGATTTGGGAGCGGCTCCCGGAAGCTGGACCGTCTATGTCTTGCGATTTTTAAATAAGGAGGGAAGGGTAACTGCCGTCGACTTAAAGCCCTTGGATTCTTCAGTCTATGATGAGAGGCTTAATTTTTTTCAAGGCGATATGTTCGATAAGGGAATTATAAAATCGGTAAAAGAATTGGGACCTTATGATGCTGTTATCTGCGATGCGGCTCCTGCAACAACAGGAAACAAAACCGTTGATACGGCCCGTTCTTCAGGTTTGGTAGAGCTTGCTCTTTATTATGCACAAGAGCAGCTTAAACAAGGCGGTTCTTTTGTCGTAAAGATATTCCAAGGCGGAGATCAGCAGATTCACTTAAACAATTTACGAAAATGTTTTAAGACGGCAAGGGCCTTTAAGCCTGAAGCATGCCGAAGTTCAAGTTTTGAAACTTATTTAATAGGTTTGGATTTTAAGGGTTAG